The following are encoded in a window of Dryobates pubescens isolate bDryPub1 chromosome 25, bDryPub1.pri, whole genome shotgun sequence genomic DNA:
- the HPD gene encoding 4-hydroxyphenylpyruvate dioxygenase yields MTTYTDKGEKPQRGRFIHFHSITFWVGNAKQAASFYCNKMGFEELAYRGLETGSREVVSHVIKQDKIVFVLSSALNPGNEEMGEHLVKHGDGVKDVAFEVEDCDFIVQKAKERGAVVVKEPWVEEDKFGKVKFAVIQTYGDTTHTLIEKLNYKGLFLPGYHPPLFKDPLLPKLPSTKLSFIDHVVGNQPDLQMVPVAEWYQKNLLFHRFWSVDDKQLHTEFSALRSIVVTNYEETIKMPINEPAPGKKKSQIQEYVDYYGGAGVQHIALNTPDIIAAITNLKQRGMQFMDVPSSYYQVLRERLKTAKIKVKENIDKLAELKILVDFDEKGYLLQIFTKPVQDRPTVFLEVIQRHNHQGFGAGNFKSLFEAIEMDQDARGNLTILEPNGETRRM; encoded by the exons atg ACAACTTACACAGACAAGGGAGAAAAG CCCCAGCGAGGTCGCTTCATCCATTTCCACTCCATCACCTTCTGGGTCGGCAATGCCAAGCAG GCTGCATCCTTCTACTGCAACAAAATGGGGTTTGAGGAGCTGGCGTACCGGGGGCTGGAGACCGGCAGCAGGGAGGTAGTCTCACATGTCATCAAGCAGGACAAG aTTGTGTTTGTTCTCTCATCTGCTCTCAACCCAGGAAACGAAG AGATGGGGGAGCACCTGGTGAAGCATGGTGATGGGGTGAAGGATGTCGCCTTTGAAGTGGAGGACTGTGACTTCATTGTGCAG AAAGCCAAAGAGCGTGGAGCTGTGGTAGTGAAGGAGCCCTGGGTGGAGGAGGACAAGTTCGGGAAGGTGAAGTTCGCAGTGATCCAGACG TATGGTGACACCACCCACACTTTAATAGAAAAGCTCAACTACAAGGGCCTTTTCCTACCTGGGTACCACCCACCCCTCTTCAAGGACCCCCTGCTGCCAAAGCT ACCAAGTACCAAGCTCAGCTTTATTGACCATGTTGTGGGGAACCAGCCTGACCTCCAGATGGTCCCAGTGGCAGAATG GTACCAGAAGAACCTACTCTTCCACCGCTTCTGGTCAGTGGATGACAAGCAGCTGCACACTGAGTTCAGTGCCCTGCGCTCCATTGTGGTCACCAACTATGAAGAGACCATTAAGATGCCCATTAATGAGCCAGCACCTGGCAAGAAGAAATCCCAGATTCAG GAATATGTTGATTACTACGGCGGGGCCGGAGTCCAGCACATCGCGCTGAACACGCCGGACATCATCGCAGCA ATCACCAACCTGAAGCAGCGGGGCATGCAGTTCATGGATGTGCCATCCAGCTACTACCAGGTGCTGCGGGAGAGGCTGAAAACTGCCAAAATCAAAGTGAAGGAGAACATTGACAAGCTGGCG gaacTGAAAATCTTGGTGGATTTTGATGAGAAAGGCTACTTGCTCCAGATCTTCACGAAGCCAGTCCAAGACAGACCCACAGTATTTCTGGAGGTGATCCAGCGACATAACCACCAG GGCTTCGGCGCCGGGAACTTCAAGTCTCTGTTTGAAGCCATAGAAATGGATCAAGATGCAAGAGGAAACCTGACCATCCTGGAGCCCAATGGGGAGACCAGGCGCATGTAG